One Leishmania major strain Friedlin complete genome, chromosome 29 DNA segment encodes these proteins:
- a CDS encoding conserved hypothetical protein (previous protein_id=AAZ09566.1), with amino-acid sequence MTDFPKLNRIKSDDENMEKIHVAARKGQTDEVRRLIETGVSPTIQNRFGCTALHLACKFGCVDTAKYLASVGEVHSLWHGQKPIHLAVMANKTDLVVALVEGAKERGQMPESLLNECDEREVNEIGSHVKHCKGQTALHWCVGLGPEYLEMIKILVQLGASPTAKDKADETPLMRAMEFRNREALDLMMDTVPSKSSLRLDYANKQGNSHLHWAILINWEDVAMRFVEMGIDVNMEDNEHTVPLYLSVRAAMVLLTKELLQKTDVFLIQACPYHNGTTVLPDRVVWLDFVPAAADPSKQEVLQLLQEKLDEVVRSLNTGAGGAVKRKKKAAPAVKRMKLAPSAPVRTRSRSRARSSAVSK; translated from the coding sequence ATGACGGACTTTCCAAAGTTGAATCGCATCAAGTCAGATGACGAGAACATGGAAAAGATTCACGTCGCGGCGCGCAAAGGCCAAACggacgaggtgcgccgcctcatTGAGACGGGCGTGAGCCCCACCATCCAGAACCGCTTTGGCTGTACGGCGCTGCATCTCGCCTGCAAGTTCGGCTGTGTGGACACCGCCAAGTATCTCGCTAGCGTTGGCGAGGTGCACTCCTTATGGCACGGCCAGAAGCCGATTCATttggcggtgatggcgaaTAAGACGGACCTCGTCGTAGCATTGGTGGAGGGTGCTAAGGAGCGGGGGCAGATGCCAGAGTCGCTGCTCAATGAGTGCGACGAACGTGAGGTCAACGAGATTGGCAGTCACGTGAAGCACTGCAAGGGCCAGACCGCCCTTCACTGGTGTGTGGGACTGGGTCCAGAGTACCTGGAGATGATCAAAATCCTCGTGCAGCTCGGCGCCTCGCCGACTGCGAAGGACAAGGCCGACGAGACGCCGTTGATGCGCGCCATGGAGTTCCGCAACCGCGAGGCGCTGGATTTGATGATGGACACCGTGCCTAGCAAGAGCTCGCTACGCCTCGACTATGCCAACAAGCAGGGCAACTCGCACCTGCACTGGGCGATCCTGATCAACTGGGAAGACGTTGCCATGCGGTTTGTGGAGATGGGGATCGATGTCAACATGGAGGACAACGAGCATACGGTGCCGCTGTACCTGTCTGTGCGGGCTGCCATGGTGCTGCTCACGAAAGAGCTCCTGCAGAAGACGGACGTCTTTCTCATCCAGGCGTGCCCCTACCACAATGGCacgacggtgctgccggaTCGAGTTGTGTGGCTGGACTTCGTGCCGGCGGCTGCCGACCCCTCGAAGCAGGAAGTCCTTCAGCTTCTGCAGGAGAAGTTGGACGAGGTAGTACGCAGCCTCAACacgggcgccggcggcgccgtcaagCGGAAGAAGAAGGCCGCACCAGCAGTGAAGCGCATGAAACTAGCACCCTCTGCCCCGGTGCGCACCCGCTCTCGTagccgcgcgcgcagcagcgctgtgaGCAAGTAA